One stretch of Mangifera indica cultivar Alphonso chromosome 9, CATAS_Mindica_2.1, whole genome shotgun sequence DNA includes these proteins:
- the LOC123225987 gene encoding SAGA-associated factor 11, whose protein sequence is MSGPNEGNMSSHAQLSSHFFGDLLDSIIVDVASECHRIARLGLDRNLEEEEQELRLSAQARAMVADSSNSGETNSKYVVDIFGQTHPPVANEIFDCMNCGRSIMAGRFAPHLEKCMGKGRKARQKVTRSSTAAQNRQMRGSPGSTFSYSNSTNMNRLSNGAPGVAGEDYSNGSFEEL, encoded by the exons ATGTCTGGGCCGAACGAGGGGAATATGTCTTCTCATGCTCAG CTTTCATCTCATTTCTTTGGGGATCTTCTAGATTCAATAATTGTTGATGTTGCATCTGAGTGTCACCGGATAGCAAGGTTGGGGCTTGATCGTAATTTGGAGGAAGAAGAGCAGGAACTGAGGTTGTCAGCACAAGCGCGAGCCATGGTAGCTGATTCTAGTAATAGTGGTGAAACAAATAGCAAGTATGTAGTTGATATATTTGGGCAAACTCATCCTCCTGTAGCCAATGAAATATTTGATTGCATGAATTGTGGGCGGTCAATCATGGCCGGAAGGTTTGCTCCTCATTTAGAGAAGTGCATGGGAAAG GGTCGAAAGGCTCGTCAAAAGGTGACAAGAAGCAGCACAGCTGCACAGAATCGACAGATGCGAGGAAGCCCTGGTTCCAcattttcttattcaaattcCACCAACATGAATCGGCTATCAAATGGAGCACCTGGTGTCGCGGGTGAGGATTATTCAAATGGCTCATTTGAAGAGCTGTGA